A segment of the Deltaproteobacteria bacterium CG2_30_66_27 genome:
AGACCCCGACCTCCCGGGCCGCCCTGGTGATCGAACCGAAGCGGTCGATCGCCTCCAGCAGGCCGATCCGGCCCTCCCCGAGAAACGCCTCGTCCGGACGGCGCATGGAGAGCGTCGCCGCGATCGAGACGGATCCCCTCGCCCCGCGCGCCGATGAACGGATCGCGCCGGTGACGCGTTTTCCGCCGGGCTTCCCCTTAATTAATTTATCTTCCCCTCCCCGGTGACGAAGAAGAGCTGCTCGCCGTCGACCTTGTACCCCGCGATGAGGGACTGCCCTTCCGGCCCCGTGACGAAATCGATGAGCTTCATCGCGAGGTCATAGTTTACATGAGGATGTTTTTTCGGGTTTACCGCGATGATCCCGTACGGGTTCCAAAGATTCTTGTCTCCCTGCCGCACGACGACGAGGTCGGTCTTCTTCCGGAAGGCGATATAGGTGCCCCGGTCGGAGAGGGTATACCCCCGCTTCTGGGCAGCCATCGTGAGGACCTCCCCCATCCCCTGCCCCGCCTCGGCGTACCAGGCGCCCTTGGGGACGATCCCGGCGGACGCCCAGATCTCCTTCTCCTTCTGGTGCGTCCCCGATTCGTCGCCGCGGGAGATGAACGGGCTCCCCTTCGACGAAATCGCCCGGAACGCCTCCAGCGCGCTTTGCGTCTTCCCGACGCCCGCGGGATCGTCCGGCGGCCCCACGACGACGAAGTCGTTGAACATCACGTCCCTCCGGTTCACGCCGAAGCCGTTCGCCACAAACTTGTCTTCGAGCTTCCGCGCGTGCACGAACACGACGTCCACGTCGCCCGCCTCCCCCAACTTCAGCGCCTTCCCGGTTCCGACGGCGACGACGTCGACCTTGCAGCCGAACCTCTTCTCGAAGGGCGGAAGGAGCACCGCGAGGAGACCGGAGTTCTCCGTGGAGGTCGTGGTGGACATCCGCAGCCGCTCTTCGGCGCCCGCCGGCAGAGCCGTGAGGAGAAGAAGAACGAGGACGAGCAACGTTTCAGATATGCGCGAGATTCTTCTCATGGATTATGCTCCTTTCGCCTGGGACGGTCAGAACACGAGCGGGGCCTGTACCCGCTGCTGCGGGTCGTCCGTCGCCTGCTTCCCGGCGAGCTGGGTGTGGATGTTCGTGTAATCCCCCTGCAACTTGAAGTTGTGCCCATCGAAATAGTACGAAACCGCACCCGCGTCTCCTTCCCGTTCTTCGATCCGCGGTGGCGTTATATTGTTAACTATATAATGCCTGTTGAAAAAAATCACGCTTCCCGCCCGGCAAATGGTGCGGGGTCCGCGGATGGTGCATAATGATGAACGCCATGATGATCGACGGTCACGGAAGAAAAATTAACTACCTGCGCCTCTCCGTCACCGACCGGTGCAACTTCCGGTGCCGGTACTGCATGCCGGCGGACGGGGTCCCGCTCCTTCCGCACGGGGAGATCCTGACCTACGAGGAGCTATTCCTCGTGGCGCGGACGGCCGTATCCCTCGGGATCGAAAAGATCCGCGTGACGGGCGGCGAACCGCTGGTCAGGAGAGGAATCCTCGACTTCCTCTCCCGCCTGGCCGTGATCCCCGGGCTGCGCCAGCTTGTCCTCACCACCAACGGGCTCCTTCTGGATGAGATGGCGGAGCCGCTGAAGGTCGCCGGCGTCCAGCGCCTCAATATCAGCATCGACTCCCTCGTCCCGGAGAACTTCCGCCGGATCACCCGCGGGGGGGACCTTTCCCGTGTCCTTTCCGGAATCGCCGCGGCGGAGCGCGCCGGTTTCCCGGTCAAGCTGAACATGGTGGTGATGCGGGGAGTCAACGACCACGAAGTCGTCGATTTCGCGGCCCTCACCTTGGGCAAGACGTACACCGTTCGCTTCATCGAATTCATGCCGTCCGGCACGGAGGGGGCTGAATGGCGCTCCAATGTTGTACCGGGCCGGGAAATTCTCGATCGGGTCGCTAAACGTTATCCGTTCGAAGAGATAAGCCGCGGGGAGCT
Coding sequences within it:
- a CDS encoding tungsten ABC transporter substrate-binding protein, yielding MSRISETLLVLVLLLLTALPAGAEERLRMSTTTSTENSGLLAVLLPPFEKRFGCKVDVVAVGTGKALKLGEAGDVDVVFVHARKLEDKFVANGFGVNRRDVMFNDFVVVGPPDDPAGVGKTQSALEAFRAISSKGSPFISRGDESGTHQKEKEIWASAGIVPKGAWYAEAGQGMGEVLTMAAQKRGYTLSDRGTYIAFRKKTDLVVVRQGDKNLWNPYGIIAVNPKKHPHVNYDLAMKLIDFVTGPEGQSLIAGYKVDGEQLFFVTGEGKIN
- a CDS encoding cyclic pyranopterin phosphate synthase MoaA, which codes for MMIDGHGRKINYLRLSVTDRCNFRCRYCMPADGVPLLPHGEILTYEELFLVARTAVSLGIEKIRVTGGEPLVRRGILDFLSRLAVIPGLRQLVLTTNGLLLDEMAEPLKVAGVQRLNISIDSLVPENFRRITRGGDLSRVLSGIAAAERAGFPVKLNMVVMRGVNDHEVVDFAALTLGKTYTVRFIEFMPSGTEGAEWRSNVVPGREILDRVAKRYPFEEISRGELAGPAQEYRIRGAVGTIGVITPVTGHFCGDCNRIRVTASGMARGCLFSREETDLKPLLREEGAPGLEKALLGVVRFKPEKHRLCADDPGKRPLRMSRVGG